A window from Mogibacterium neglectum encodes these proteins:
- a CDS encoding PSP1 domain-containing protein has product MIEIIGVGFMKANKTYYFDPAGVSYELGELVIVETARGMELGHISIANCEIDESELVAPLKGVERKATKKDIQRYKDNLAKRDGAMKVCEEKILQHKLDMKLVDAEFTIDGTKVIFYFSADGRIDFRGLVKDLASQFKMRIELRQIGVRDEAKMLGGIGICGRPLCCSKWLNDFQPVSIKMAKQQNLSLNPSKISGTCGRLMCCLNFENKTYKELRKGMPNEGEHIETPDGIAKVVNVDLFNGSVTARLIVEDKETGEDTLGPDYNIYFKKEIKRIDKKHHHNKSDDLGDLDEETLKEIKELTRD; this is encoded by the coding sequence ATGATAGAAATTATAGGTGTAGGCTTTATGAAAGCCAACAAGACATATTACTTCGATCCTGCAGGTGTTAGCTACGAGCTAGGCGAGCTAGTGATAGTGGAGACGGCTAGAGGTATGGAACTAGGTCATATTTCAATAGCAAACTGCGAGATCGATGAGAGTGAGCTTGTTGCGCCATTAAAGGGTGTAGAGCGCAAGGCAACGAAGAAAGATATTCAGAGATACAAGGATAATCTGGCTAAGCGCGACGGTGCGATGAAGGTCTGCGAAGAGAAAATTTTACAGCATAAGCTGGACATGAAACTTGTGGATGCAGAATTTACTATAGACGGTACAAAGGTTATATTCTACTTCTCGGCAGATGGAAGAATTGATTTTAGAGGACTTGTAAAGGACCTTGCTTCTCAGTTTAAGATGAGAATAGAACTTCGCCAGATTGGAGTTCGAGACGAAGCGAAGATGCTCGGTGGCATAGGGATTTGCGGTAGACCGCTTTGCTGCAGCAAGTGGTTAAATGATTTTCAGCCGGTTTCAATCAAGATGGCCAAGCAGCAGAATCTGTCCCTCAATCCATCTAAGATATCTGGAACTTGTGGTAGGCTTATGTGCTGCTTGAACTTTGAAAACAAGACATATAAAGAACTCCGCAAGGGGATGCCTAACGAGGGAGAACACATAGAAACTCCTGACGGCATAGCCAAGGTTGTAAACGTTGATTTATTTAACGGAAGTGTCACAGCTAGGCTGATTGTCGAGGATAAAGAAACTGGAGAGGATACGCTAGGTCCTGATTACAATATCTATTTCAAAAAAGAAATTAAGCGTATAGATAAGAAGCACCATCATAATAAAAGTGATGACTTAGGAGATCTCGATGAGGAGACTCTGAAAGAGATTAAAGAGCTAACACGCGACTAA
- the tmk gene encoding dTMP kinase → MPKGIFITLEGPDGSGKSTQVENIKSYFANKRREVVVSREPGGTLISEKLRSIVLDNANAEMDDITEMFIYAAARAQHVAEKIRPALERDAVVICDRFVDSSIAYQGYGRNLGNQVSEVNRYATGGLEPNITFFMDLDPEVGRARIGKDVRDRLEQQKLDFHYRVYEGYKALCDKYPERVVRIDASKTIDEIKEDIYSKLEAL, encoded by the coding sequence ATGCCAAAGGGGATTTTTATTACACTTGAAGGGCCGGATGGCTCTGGTAAAAGCACACAGGTTGAAAATATTAAGTCTTATTTTGCCAATAAACGCAGAGAAGTCGTAGTTTCCCGAGAGCCCGGTGGAACGTTGATTAGCGAGAAGCTCCGCAGCATCGTTTTAGATAACGCGAACGCTGAGATGGACGACATTACGGAGATGTTCATATATGCAGCAGCTAGGGCGCAGCATGTTGCAGAGAAGATAAGACCCGCGCTCGAGAGAGATGCAGTCGTAATTTGCGATAGATTTGTCGATTCAAGCATTGCATATCAAGGCTACGGAAGGAATCTAGGTAATCAGGTTTCGGAGGTGAATAGATATGCGACAGGTGGACTTGAACCGAATATCACTTTCTTCATGGACTTAGATCCTGAGGTTGGTAGAGCTAGAATCGGTAAAGACGTTAGAGACAGACTTGAGCAGCAGAAGCTCGACTTTCACTACCGCGTTTATGAAGGTTACAAGGCGCTTTGCGATAAGTACCCTGAGCGAGTAGTTAGGATTGATGCGAGTAAGACGATAGATGAGATAAAAGAAGACATTTATTCTAAGCTCGAGGCATTGTAA